Proteins co-encoded in one Flavobacteriaceae bacterium MAR_2009_75 genomic window:
- a CDS encoding ribonuclease HI — protein MAKKEKFYTVWKGKRPGIYNTWRDCKAAIEGFKGAQYKSFSTFAEAKKAYNGNYDDFKGKKKVGSTLSPQELLKYGSPNHNSISVDAASSGNPGVMEYQGVDTKTGKKLFRQGPFAQGTNNIGEFLAIVHGLAYLKQNNSDRIIYTDSRTAMSWVRKKTCNTKLQETEKNKELFELIRRAILWLKSNSYRTPIVKWETKAWGEIPADFGRK, from the coding sequence ATGGCCAAAAAAGAAAAATTCTATACCGTTTGGAAGGGCAAGCGCCCCGGCATTTATAATACTTGGCGAGATTGTAAGGCGGCTATTGAAGGTTTTAAAGGAGCGCAGTACAAATCTTTTTCAACTTTTGCCGAAGCCAAAAAAGCCTATAATGGCAATTATGATGATTTCAAAGGGAAGAAAAAAGTGGGTTCTACACTTTCACCTCAAGAACTCTTAAAATATGGTTCTCCCAATCATAATTCTATATCTGTAGATGCCGCATCTAGTGGAAACCCCGGGGTCATGGAATACCAAGGGGTAGATACCAAAACGGGAAAGAAGCTTTTCAGGCAAGGTCCGTTTGCTCAGGGCACCAACAATATCGGGGAATTTTTGGCCATCGTACACGGGTTGGCTTATTTAAAGCAAAACAATAGTGATCGAATCATTTATACCGATTCTAGAACGGCAATGAGCTGGGTTCGAAAAAAAACCTGTAATACCAAGTTGCAGGAAACAGAAAAAAATAAAGAACTTTTCGAATTGATTCGCAGGGCGATACTTTGGCTAAAAAGCAACTCTTACCGTACGCCAATTGTCAAATGGGAGACCAAGGCTTGGGGAGAGATTCCTGCAGATTTTGGAAGAAAATAA
- a CDS encoding Fe-Mn family superoxide dismutase encodes MAFELPKLPYSYDALEPNIDARTMEIHHTKHHNGYTTKLNNAIEGTDLAGKSIEDILENLDMSNSAVRNNGGGFYNHSLFWEVMSPDGGGKPSGELAEAINDAYGSFEDFKEKFSSAAGGQFGSGWAWLCVHKGGKVEVCSTPNQDNPVMPNVGCGGQPILGLDVWEHAYYLNYQNQRPAYIDAFFNVINWDKVSELYSSNK; translated from the coding sequence ATGGCTTTTGAACTACCAAAATTACCCTATTCATACGATGCTCTTGAACCTAACATTGACGCTCGTACCATGGAGATTCACCATACAAAACACCATAATGGTTACACGACTAAATTGAACAACGCCATCGAAGGCACAGATTTGGCCGGAAAGTCTATTGAAGACATTCTCGAGAATCTTGACATGTCTAATAGCGCAGTTCGAAATAATGGCGGGGGCTTTTATAACCACTCTCTTTTTTGGGAAGTTATGTCACCTGACGGCGGCGGAAAACCTTCTGGTGAACTAGCCGAAGCGATTAATGATGCTTATGGCTCATTCGAAGACTTTAAAGAAAAGTTTAGCAGTGCTGCTGGCGGTCAGTTCGGTTCTGGTTGGGCATGGCTTTGTGTTCACAAAGGTGGAAAAGTAGAAGTATGCAGCACGCCTAACCAAGACAACCCGGTAATGCCTAATGTTGGCTGTGGAGGTCAACCGATTCTTGGGTTGGATGTTTGGGAACATGCTTATTATTTGAACTATCAAAATCAGCGCCCTGCATATATTGATGCATTTTTTAATGTAATCAATTGGGATAAAGTTTCAGAATTATACTCTAGCAATAAATAG
- a CDS encoding sugar/nucleoside kinase (ribokinase family), with translation MGKLLIVGTVAIDEIETPFGKTGKVLGGAATFIGLAASQFDVESGIVSIVGDDLPDSYLETLKSKNIDLTGVEVVQGGKTFYWKGKYHNDLNSRDTLITDLNTLADFQPKVPGHFIDADVVMLGNLHPSVQLSVIQQMKTRPKLIVLDTMNFWMDNALTELKEVIQHIDVITINDEEARQLTEEYSLVKAAEAIQKMGPKYVVIKKGEHGALLFHKEQIFFAPALPLEEVFDPTGAGDTFAGGFTGYLAATNDLSFENMKNAVIHGSNLASFCVEKFGTERMENLRRHEVDKRLHEFKALTQFDIELK, from the coding sequence ATGGGTAAACTTTTGATTGTAGGTACTGTTGCCATTGATGAAATCGAAACTCCTTTTGGGAAAACAGGAAAAGTTCTGGGCGGTGCGGCGACCTTTATCGGATTGGCAGCTTCACAATTTGATGTTGAATCAGGTATTGTTTCCATCGTTGGTGATGACCTCCCCGACTCTTACCTAGAAACCTTAAAGTCTAAAAATATTGACCTCACAGGTGTTGAAGTTGTGCAAGGTGGAAAAACCTTTTATTGGAAAGGAAAATACCATAATGACCTTAACAGTAGAGATACGCTTATCACAGATTTAAATACGCTGGCAGACTTTCAGCCGAAGGTACCTGGGCATTTTATCGATGCAGATGTGGTGATGCTGGGTAATTTGCACCCTTCCGTTCAATTAAGTGTAATTCAACAGATGAAAACACGACCAAAGCTTATAGTTTTGGATACGATGAATTTTTGGATGGATAATGCACTTACTGAATTGAAAGAAGTCATTCAACATATCGATGTTATCACTATTAATGATGAAGAGGCCCGGCAATTGACCGAAGAATATTCTTTGGTTAAGGCCGCAGAGGCTATTCAGAAGATGGGGCCTAAATATGTAGTTATTAAAAAGGGCGAGCACGGGGCGCTTTTGTTTCATAAAGAGCAAATTTTCTTTGCTCCCGCACTACCGTTAGAAGAGGTTTTTGACCCAACGGGAGCAGGCGATACTTTTGCCGGTGGCTTTACGGGGTATTTAGCGGCAACGAACGACTTGTCTTTTGAAAATATGAAAAATGCGGTCATTCATGGGTCTAACTTGGCTTCCTTCTGCGTAGAAAAGTTCGGCACCGAACGAATGGAAAACTTAAGAAGGCACGAGGTGGACAAAAGACTCCATGAGTTTAAAGCCCTCACCCAATTTGATATAGAATTAAAATAA
- a CDS encoding amidophosphoribosyltransferase: MSDAIKHECGISVIRLLKPLEYYKEKYGTAFYGVNKMYLMMEKQHNRGQDGAGFASIKLDVTAGERYMSRVRSCAQQPIQDIFAQINDRINTTLLEHPEYRDDVALQKQHIPYIGEVLLGHVRYGTFGKNSIESVHPFLRQNNWMHRNLIVAGNFNMTNVHELFDNLVQLGQHPKEMADTVTVMEKIGHFLDDAVAKLYKQIKKEGYTKQEASPLIADRLKVGKILRRASKNWDGGYAMAGLLGHGDAFVLRDPAGIRPAYYYQDDEVVVVASERPAIQTVFNVPYDEVIELDPGNAIIIKKNGSFSVKEILPPVERKACSFERIYFSRGSDKEIYQERKKLGKLLFPQILKSIDHDIKNTVFSYIPNTAETSFFGMVKEAQNYLNKRKEEQILAIGSKITSEELHSILEIRPRIEKVAIKDAKLRTFITQDSSRDDLVTHVYDISYGSVKEGDNLVIIDDSIVRGTTLKRSILRILDRLSPKKIIVVSSAPQIRYPDCYGIDMAKLEDFIAFKAALALHQERLTMNIVDDIYDKCLLQVNSKDAEVVNYVKEFYAPFTAEEISEKIGELLSPEGIKAEVDIIYQTIDNLHEACPKNLGDWYFTGDYPTPGGNRVVNRAFINFYEGKNQRAY, translated from the coding sequence ATGAGCGACGCTATCAAACACGAATGCGGTATTTCGGTAATTCGTTTGTTAAAGCCTTTAGAATACTACAAAGAAAAGTATGGCACGGCCTTTTATGGGGTAAACAAAATGTACCTGATGATGGAGAAGCAGCACAACCGTGGTCAAGACGGTGCAGGTTTCGCCAGCATTAAACTTGATGTAACCGCCGGGGAACGCTATATGAGCCGTGTTCGTTCTTGTGCACAACAGCCTATTCAAGATATTTTTGCACAGATCAACGACAGGATCAATACAACTTTGCTTGAGCACCCTGAATATCGTGATGATGTTGCTTTACAGAAACAACACATACCCTATATAGGCGAGGTATTATTGGGGCATGTACGATATGGTACTTTCGGTAAGAACAGTATAGAGAGTGTACACCCGTTTTTGCGTCAAAATAATTGGATGCATCGTAACCTTATCGTTGCCGGCAACTTTAATATGACCAATGTTCATGAATTGTTCGACAACTTGGTACAATTAGGTCAGCATCCGAAAGAGATGGCCGATACCGTTACCGTAATGGAAAAAATCGGGCATTTTCTAGATGATGCCGTTGCCAAGCTTTACAAGCAGATCAAGAAAGAAGGCTATACCAAACAAGAAGCTTCACCATTGATTGCAGACCGTTTAAAAGTAGGTAAGATTTTACGAAGGGCATCAAAAAACTGGGATGGTGGTTATGCCATGGCAGGATTATTGGGTCACGGTGACGCCTTTGTTTTAAGGGATCCAGCGGGTATACGCCCAGCCTATTATTATCAAGATGATGAGGTAGTGGTGGTAGCCTCTGAGCGACCTGCAATTCAAACGGTTTTTAATGTGCCTTATGATGAGGTTATTGAGCTTGATCCCGGAAATGCTATTATTATTAAGAAAAATGGAAGCTTTTCCGTTAAGGAGATTTTACCTCCGGTAGAGCGCAAAGCCTGTTCTTTTGAGCGTATTTATTTTTCACGGGGAAGTGATAAGGAAATCTATCAAGAACGAAAGAAATTGGGGAAGTTGCTTTTCCCACAAATACTTAAGTCTATTGATCACGATATAAAGAATACCGTTTTCTCATATATACCCAATACGGCCGAGACTTCTTTCTTTGGCATGGTCAAAGAGGCTCAGAACTACTTGAACAAGCGTAAAGAAGAGCAAATTTTGGCTATCGGCTCTAAAATTACCAGTGAGGAGCTTCACTCCATTTTAGAAATCAGGCCGCGTATTGAAAAGGTAGCCATTAAAGATGCCAAACTTCGAACGTTTATTACGCAAGATAGTAGTAGAGATGATTTAGTCACCCACGTTTACGATATATCGTACGGTTCAGTTAAGGAGGGCGATAATTTGGTAATAATTGATGATAGTATCGTAAGGGGTACCACCTTGAAAAGGAGCATACTTCGCATACTGGACCGACTTTCACCAAAAAAAATAATTGTAGTTTCTTCCGCTCCCCAAATCAGATACCCTGATTGTTACGGTATTGATATGGCCAAGTTGGAAGACTTTATTGCATTTAAGGCAGCCTTGGCACTTCATCAAGAACGATTGACCATGAATATTGTAGATGATATATACGATAAGTGTTTACTTCAAGTTAACTCAAAAGATGCCGAGGTCGTAAATTATGTTAAAGAGTTTTATGCTCCATTTACAGCTGAAGAGATATCTGAAAAAATCGGGGAGTTATTGAGCCCTGAGGGAATAAAGGCCGAAGTGGATATCATATATCAGACTATAGACAATCTTCATGAGGCCTGCCCTAAAAATTTAGGGGACTGGTATTTTACGGGCGATTACCCAACGCCTGGTGGTAATCGGGTGGTAAACAGAGCCTTTATCAATTTTTATGAAGGAAAGAACCAAAGGGCATATTAA
- a CDS encoding thrombospondin type 3 repeat-containing protein, whose translation MKHLSKLLVVVLLIVGVNNIQAQDENNPWQVSFGVNAIDTYPTGDDGGFGSQLFNATDHWNILPSISYVGVSKYVGNGFSVGARGSLNKIDKLGDVGVDDLSHYAIDGTIKYNFIEGTVIDPFVEIGGGYTWIDEIGAGTANGGVGINFWFTDNIGLTVQTSYKHAFEDYLAKHWQHMAGIAVKFGGTDTDGDGIYDKDDACPEVAGLEAFNGCPDADGDGIEDSKDACPNEAGSAEMNGCPDADGDGVADKDDKCPDVAGLANLAGCPDADGDGVADGDDECPNEAGPAENKGCPWPDSDGDSVLDKDDKCPDVAGTVANAGCPEVTEEVQKQLNEYARTILFDTGKSSIKAESTSVMVDIITILKEYPTAKFTVEGHTDSVGSQKLNQSLSESRALSVKEFLVDKGIEEFRLSAIGYGEDKPIASNNTRSGRKENRRVEINLVK comes from the coding sequence ATGAAACATCTTAGCAAATTATTGGTTGTTGTCCTGCTAATAGTAGGGGTTAACAACATACAAGCGCAAGACGAGAATAACCCTTGGCAGGTAAGTTTTGGGGTTAATGCCATAGACACTTACCCAACAGGTGACGATGGCGGTTTCGGTAGTCAGCTTTTCAATGCGACCGACCACTGGAACATTCTTCCCTCTATCTCTTACGTTGGTGTATCAAAGTACGTAGGCAACGGTTTCTCTGTTGGTGCTAGAGGTTCTTTGAACAAAATCGACAAATTAGGAGATGTTGGTGTTGATGACCTTTCTCATTACGCTATAGATGGTACGATTAAATATAACTTTATTGAAGGTACGGTAATCGATCCTTTCGTTGAGATTGGTGGTGGTTATACTTGGATCGATGAAATCGGTGCTGGTACAGCAAATGGTGGAGTTGGTATCAACTTCTGGTTTACTGATAACATCGGTCTTACAGTTCAGACTTCTTACAAGCATGCTTTCGAAGATTACCTTGCTAAGCACTGGCAACATATGGCCGGTATCGCAGTTAAGTTCGGTGGAACTGATACTGACGGTGATGGTATCTACGATAAAGATGATGCTTGCCCAGAAGTTGCTGGTCTAGAAGCTTTCAACGGTTGTCCTGATGCTGATGGCGATGGAATCGAAGATAGCAAAGATGCTTGTCCTAATGAAGCTGGTTCTGCCGAAATGAACGGTTGTCCTGATGCTGACGGTGACGGTGTTGCTGATAAAGATGACAAGTGTCCAGATGTTGCTGGATTGGCTAACTTAGCTGGTTGTCCTGATGCTGACGGTGACGGTGTTGCTGATGGTGATGATGAGTGTCCTAATGAAGCAGGTCCTGCTGAAAACAAAGGATGTCCATGGCCAGATTCTGACGGTGATAGTGTATTAGATAAAGATGACAAGTGTCCAGATGTTGCTGGTACTGTAGCTAACGCCGGTTGTCCTGAGGTTACCGAAGAAGTTCAAAAGCAATTGAATGAGTACGCTAGAACAATCTTGTTCGACACTGGTAAATCTTCAATCAAAGCTGAATCAACTTCAGTTATGGTAGATATCATCACCATCTTGAAAGAGTACCCAACTGCTAAGTTTACAGTAGAAGGTCACACTGATAGTGTTGGTAGCCAGAAATTGAACCAAAGTCTTTCTGAGTCTAGAGCCCTTTCTGTAAAAGAGTTCTTGGTTGACAAAGGCATCGAAGAGTTCAGATTGTCTGCTATCGGTTACGGTGAAGACAAGCCAATCGCTTCTAACAACACAAGAAGTGGTAGAAAAGAAAACAGAAGAGTTGAAATCAACTTGGTGAAATAA
- a CDS encoding ATP-dependent exoDNAse (exonuclease V) beta subunit, with amino-acid sequence MQDAPFKIYNASAGSGKTHTLTKEYLKIILQKKGGYQKILAITFTNKAVNEMKRRILDSLFEFSKIAELEGAPVLFQDICKELSLGVEELRQRSKETLKEILHNYAFFDISTIDKFTHRIIRTFAKDLKIPQNFEVVLDTDLLLDEAIARLVQRAGSDEKLTKVLLDFALEKIDGDKSWDITYDLYNIGKLIFSENHAEHLAKLRNKEIEDFLQLKSKLSKGQKAIEKHLVELAEKALDIIDDNGLEYSDFTRSSFPNFMLKISKGDFDIDYNAGWKQNFDTTKLYNKSSPEQVKSTLDILHAQFAQLFTAIRTDFYQLLFLKNAYGNIVPLTVLNAIQQEVKTLQEERDQLIISEFNTLISKEIKNQPAPFIYERLGEKYRHYFIDEFQDTSVLQWNNLVPLIANALESEDMLGKRGSLFLVGDAKQAIYRWRGGRAEQFLNLAIKVANPFVVPPETYSLPVNYRSHDQIINFNNEFFTATSSYLNNITYGTLFKEGNRQGVNPKTGGIVQLSFIEKDDEFDKNEMYGKEVLNLIQGIRDKDYSYGEICILVRSNKDGVFLADYLTQNAIPTISSESLLLNSSDKVRFLVNLLKYAADRENSEVAYDLLNYLSAKEDGQHQFIYQNLNAVSQLFLSRFSFSIDALKQISVYDGIELAIRQFELMPDSDAYVIYLLDEVLDVERKEGAGIHTFLEYWEKKKDKLSLSAPEHVAAVRIMSIHKSKGLEFPFVIFPFANDNIYKRLAGQKKMWLPLNPEFSDGFDEVLINEKKEVVEYGQVAENLFTEEEHLMELDSFNVLYVALTRAEKGLYIVSEKDLNRNGIHKTDYYSGLFIEYLISKGLWNSEKLTYTFGELVENASKTTAIQQSRVDFVVTQKDRPAFKILTRGGMLWDSAREEAILQGNRMHHILGLIETKDEIDAALEKSINQGIISQSELSDFEKSLNKVLKHPDLNSYYQTGNIIKNEKDIITETGELLRPDRIVLNNNNAVLIDYKTGMRNPKYKEQLYRYSDTLESMGFIVEKRIIVYINDLVLAEFV; translated from the coding sequence TTGCAAGACGCACCCTTCAAAATATACAACGCATCAGCGGGTTCGGGAAAAACCCATACCCTCACCAAAGAGTACTTAAAAATCATACTTCAGAAAAAGGGAGGGTACCAAAAAATATTGGCAATTACCTTCACCAATAAGGCGGTAAACGAAATGAAAAGACGAATTTTAGACAGTCTTTTTGAATTTTCTAAGATTGCGGAATTAGAGGGTGCACCAGTATTATTTCAAGATATTTGCAAAGAACTTTCGTTGGGTGTCGAAGAACTTCGACAACGTTCAAAAGAAACACTTAAAGAAATTCTGCACAATTATGCTTTTTTCGATATATCGACGATAGATAAGTTTACCCATCGTATTATAAGAACCTTTGCCAAAGACCTTAAAATCCCCCAGAATTTCGAAGTTGTTTTAGACACCGACTTATTACTTGATGAAGCGATAGCAAGATTAGTGCAGAGGGCGGGTTCAGATGAAAAATTGACCAAAGTCTTGCTTGATTTTGCTTTGGAAAAAATAGATGGTGACAAAAGTTGGGATATTACTTATGACCTTTATAATATCGGTAAGTTGATTTTTAGTGAAAATCATGCCGAACACCTTGCTAAATTAAGAAATAAGGAAATAGAAGACTTCCTACAACTCAAAAGCAAGTTGAGCAAAGGTCAAAAAGCTATTGAAAAGCATTTGGTCGAACTTGCGGAAAAGGCTTTGGACATCATTGATGATAATGGTTTGGAGTACTCTGATTTTACTCGAAGCTCTTTTCCTAATTTTATGTTGAAAATTTCGAAAGGTGATTTTGATATCGATTACAATGCGGGTTGGAAACAAAATTTTGACACCACCAAGCTATACAACAAATCGTCACCAGAGCAAGTCAAATCGACCTTAGACATACTTCACGCACAATTTGCCCAGTTGTTTACAGCAATACGAACAGATTTTTATCAGTTGTTATTTCTAAAGAATGCCTATGGTAACATAGTACCCTTAACCGTTCTCAATGCCATTCAGCAAGAAGTAAAGACCTTGCAAGAAGAACGTGACCAGCTGATTATATCTGAATTCAATACATTAATTTCAAAAGAGATAAAAAATCAACCTGCCCCTTTTATCTATGAACGTTTGGGTGAAAAATACCGACATTATTTTATCGATGAGTTTCAAGACACGTCAGTACTGCAATGGAATAATTTAGTACCGCTCATAGCGAACGCTCTTGAAAGCGAAGACATGTTGGGCAAACGAGGTTCTCTATTCTTGGTCGGTGATGCAAAACAGGCTATTTATCGCTGGCGTGGGGGCCGGGCCGAACAATTTTTAAACTTGGCCATAAAGGTCGCCAATCCTTTTGTAGTGCCTCCAGAAACCTACAGCTTACCGGTAAATTACCGGAGCCACGATCAGATAATTAATTTTAACAATGAGTTCTTTACCGCTACCAGCTCTTATTTGAATAATATCACATATGGTACATTGTTCAAAGAAGGCAATCGGCAAGGCGTAAACCCAAAAACGGGAGGAATAGTTCAACTCAGTTTTATCGAGAAAGATGATGAATTCGACAAGAATGAAATGTACGGTAAAGAAGTTTTGAACTTAATTCAAGGTATTCGAGATAAAGATTACTCGTACGGTGAAATATGTATTTTGGTACGTAGTAATAAAGATGGAGTTTTCCTTGCGGATTATCTCACTCAAAATGCAATACCGACCATATCATCGGAAAGCCTGTTGCTCAATAGCAGCGATAAGGTTCGATTTCTTGTCAATTTACTGAAATACGCCGCAGATCGTGAAAATTCTGAAGTAGCTTACGACCTCTTAAATTATCTCTCAGCTAAAGAAGATGGTCAGCATCAGTTCATATATCAAAATTTGAATGCGGTATCACAGTTATTCTTGTCAAGATTTAGCTTTAGCATCGATGCCTTGAAACAAATTTCGGTTTACGATGGTATCGAATTGGCCATTAGGCAATTTGAATTAATGCCCGATTCTGACGCTTACGTTATCTATCTTTTAGATGAGGTATTAGATGTAGAAAGAAAAGAAGGTGCTGGCATACATACTTTTTTAGAGTATTGGGAAAAAAAGAAAGACAAATTAAGCCTTTCGGCCCCTGAGCACGTTGCTGCGGTGCGAATCATGAGTATTCACAAATCTAAGGGTTTAGAGTTTCCCTTTGTAATTTTTCCTTTTGCGAATGACAATATTTACAAACGCTTGGCAGGGCAGAAAAAAATGTGGCTACCACTGAATCCGGAATTTTCAGATGGTTTTGATGAAGTGTTGATCAATGAAAAGAAAGAAGTTGTTGAGTATGGGCAGGTAGCTGAAAATTTATTTACCGAAGAAGAGCATCTAATGGAACTTGATTCATTTAACGTACTATATGTGGCACTTACACGAGCTGAAAAGGGTTTATATATTGTAAGCGAGAAAGATTTGAATAGAAATGGAATTCACAAAACCGATTATTATTCGGGGCTGTTCATTGAATATCTCATAAGCAAGGGTCTATGGAACAGTGAAAAGCTTACATATACCTTCGGTGAACTAGTCGAGAACGCTTCCAAAACTACGGCAATTCAGCAAAGCAGAGTAGACTTTGTGGTAACTCAAAAAGACAGGCCGGCATTTAAAATATTGACCAGAGGAGGTATGCTTTGGGATAGTGCAAGGGAGGAAGCCATACTGCAAGGTAACCGTATGCATCATATTCTCGGTTTAATAGAAACCAAAGATGAAATTGATGCCGCTTTGGAGAAAAGTATCAATCAAGGCATTATCTCTCAATCCGAGTTATCCGATTTTGAGAAGAGTTTGAATAAGGTATTGAAACATCCAGATTTGAACAGTTATTACCAAACAGGTAATATCATTAAAAATGAAAAAGACATCATCACCGAAACAGGCGAACTTTTGAGACCTGACAGAATTGTTTTGAATAATAATAATGCGGTGCTTATCGACTATAAAACAGGTATGCGAAACCCGAAATATAAAGAACAACTCTACAGGTATTCAGATACACTTGAGAGTATGGGGTTCATAGTCGAAAAAAGAATAATAGTCTATATTAATGATTTAGTGCTTGCCGAATTCGTGTAG
- a CDS encoding formyltetrahydrofolate-dependent phosphoribosylglycinamide formyltransferase, whose amino-acid sequence MKTKRIVLFASGSGSNVENIANYFKDSQRIEVVAVLTNKKEAKVLDRCDRLGINAIYFNRHSFYKTDFVLNVLKSIQPDLIVLAGFLWKIPKDLILSFPDKIINIHPALLPKYGGKGMYGSKVHEAVKANNEVETGITIHYVNENYDEGAIIQQAKTVVDSKDTPETIAAKVHELEYEHFPKVVEKLLAEN is encoded by the coding sequence TTGAAAACGAAACGTATAGTACTTTTTGCCTCGGGTTCTGGATCCAATGTCGAAAACATTGCCAATTACTTTAAAGACAGCCAAAGAATTGAGGTAGTTGCTGTTTTGACCAACAAAAAGGAGGCAAAAGTTTTGGATCGGTGCGATAGATTGGGTATTAATGCAATTTATTTTAATCGGCATTCTTTTTATAAAACTGATTTTGTCTTAAATGTGTTAAAGTCGATACAGCCCGATTTAATCGTGCTGGCCGGTTTCCTATGGAAAATACCTAAAGATTTAATTCTCAGCTTTCCCGATAAAATTATCAATATACACCCCGCCTTACTGCCTAAATATGGTGGTAAAGGAATGTATGGCAGCAAAGTTCATGAAGCCGTTAAAGCCAATAATGAGGTTGAAACCGGTATAACCATCCACTACGTAAACGAGAACTACGATGAGGGCGCCATAATACAACAGGCCAAAACGGTTGTAGATTCTAAAGACACGCCCGAAACCATTGCTGCCAAGGTTCATGAATTGGAGTATGAACATTTTCCAAAAGTTGTCGAAAAACTGTTAGCAGAGAACTAA
- a CDS encoding 2-amino-3-ketobutyrate coenzyme A ligase produces the protein MYGKIEEHLKSEINQIKEDGLYKDERIIVSPQGAEIKLADGSEVINFCANNYLGLSSHPEVIQAAKDTLDTHGFGMSSVRFICGTQDIHKELESKIADFYGTEDTILYAAAFDANGGVFEPLLTAQDAIISDSLNHASIIDGVRLCKAKRYRYANSDMKDLEKQLQQANADDARFKIIVTDGVFSMDGLVAPLDAICDLADKYDALVMIDECHATGFIGETGRGTLEEKGVMGRIDIITGTLGKALGGAMGGYTTARKEIIEILRQRSRPYLFSNSLAPAIVGASIKVFELLQNDTSLRDKLQKNTEYFKKGIKDAGFDIVDGDSAIVPIMLYDAKVAQEMAKQLLEKNVYVIGFFYPVVPKGKARIRVQLSAAHEMKHLDQAIDAFTEVGKALKIV, from the coding sequence ATGTACGGAAAAATAGAAGAGCACTTAAAAAGTGAAATCAATCAGATTAAAGAAGATGGCCTTTATAAAGATGAACGAATCATCGTTTCACCTCAAGGCGCCGAAATAAAATTGGCCGATGGTTCAGAGGTTATTAATTTTTGCGCCAATAATTATTTGGGTCTGTCTTCACACCCGGAAGTCATACAGGCCGCAAAAGATACTTTAGATACCCATGGCTTCGGTATGTCATCGGTTCGATTCATTTGCGGTACTCAAGACATTCATAAAGAGTTAGAATCTAAAATTGCTGATTTCTACGGGACTGAGGATACCATATTATATGCAGCGGCATTCGATGCCAATGGCGGGGTCTTCGAACCTTTGCTTACGGCACAAGATGCTATCATATCAGATTCGCTCAACCACGCTTCGATTATTGATGGGGTAAGGTTATGCAAGGCCAAAAGATACCGTTATGCCAATAGCGATATGAAAGATTTGGAAAAACAATTGCAACAAGCTAATGCAGATGATGCCCGATTCAAAATTATTGTGACTGATGGGGTTTTTTCTATGGATGGCCTAGTAGCACCACTTGATGCTATCTGTGACCTGGCAGATAAATATGACGCTCTAGTGATGATCGATGAATGTCATGCGACAGGCTTTATAGGAGAAACCGGTCGTGGAACCTTGGAAGAAAAAGGGGTCATGGGTAGAATCGATATCATAACGGGCACCCTGGGCAAAGCCCTGGGAGGTGCTATGGGCGGTTATACCACTGCGAGAAAAGAAATTATTGAAATTTTACGCCAGCGTTCAAGACCTTATTTGTTCTCAAATTCATTGGCCCCGGCAATCGTGGGGGCGTCTATCAAAGTTTTTGAACTTTTACAGAATGACACTTCATTGCGCGATAAGCTTCAGAAAAACACTGAATATTTTAAAAAAGGAATTAAAGATGCAGGTTTTGATATCGTTGATGGAGATTCGGCCATTGTACCTATTATGTTATATGATGCGAAAGTGGCCCAAGAAATGGCAAAGCAACTATTAGAGAAAAATGTATATGTAATCGGATTTTTTTATCCGGTAGTTCCTAAGGGTAAAGCAAGAATTCGCGTACAATTGTCGGCGGCCCACGAGATGAAGCATTTAGACCAAGCTATCGATGCTTTCACCGAAGTCGGTAAGGCCTTAAAAATCGTTTAA
- a CDS encoding acyl carrier protein, translating to MSDIASRVKAIIVDKLGVDENEVVTEASFTNDLGADSLDTVELIMEFEKEFDIQIPDDQAENIATVGQAISYIEEAK from the coding sequence ATGTCAGACATTGCATCAAGAGTAAAAGCTATCATCGTTGATAAATTAGGTGTTGATGAAAACGAAGTGGTAACGGAAGCTAGCTTTACAAACGACCTAGGGGCAGATTCTTTGGATACAGTGGAATTGATTATGGAGTTCGAGAAAGAATTTGATATCCAAATCCCAGACGATCAAGCTGAGAACATCGCAACAGTTGGCCAGGCCATTAGTTATATAGAAGAAGCGAAATAA